Proteins encoded within one genomic window of Rhododendron vialii isolate Sample 1 chromosome 1a, ASM3025357v1:
- the LOC131302754 gene encoding uncharacterized protein LOC131302754, translating to MLEGKGLVKETDMAVKTQIEAMACASEALDLYDVSDCISISAHIKKEFDKRYGCGWQCVVGTDFGCFFTHSKGTFIYFGLETLNFLIFKGSSS from the exons atgttggAAGGGAAAGGATTGGTGAAGGAAACAGATATGGCAGTGAAAACGCAGATTGAAGCCATGGCTTGTGCTTCTGAAGCTCTTGATCTCTATGATGTCTCTGACTGCATCTCTATTTCAGCCCACATCAAAAAG GAATTTGACAAAAGATATGGGTGCGGATGGCAATGTGTGGTGGGTACAGACTTTGGTTGTTTCTTCACTCATTCAAAAGGGACTTTTATCTACTTTGGGCTTGAGACCCTCAATTTTCTTATCTTCAAGGGTTCCTCTTCTTGA